One window of Candidatus Glassbacteria bacterium genomic DNA carries:
- a CDS encoding class IV adenylate cyclase, giving the protein MPATSEIELKFPLDSADEVRAGLVRLGFTSAGEVFEANIVFDTPGGELRGRHCLLRLRRDRKVKLTWKEPHEDMELAGRYKAKRESELELSDLETMRHILHRMGFTSEWVYEKYREHFTRPDGAVAELDRLPHIGRFLELEAGPEAMEEVAAALGLDTAEGIKVSYMVVFQQWCEQHGSRLSDMRFEDESGG; this is encoded by the coding sequence ATGCCCGCGACCAGCGAAATTGAGCTGAAATTCCCCCTGGATTCGGCGGACGAGGTCCGCGCCGGGCTGGTACGCCTCGGATTTACCTCCGCGGGCGAGGTGTTCGAAGCCAACATCGTGTTCGATACGCCCGGCGGTGAGCTGCGCGGCAGACACTGTCTCCTGCGCTTGCGGCGGGACCGCAAGGTCAAGCTCACCTGGAAAGAGCCCCACGAGGACATGGAGCTTGCCGGACGCTACAAGGCCAAGCGGGAAAGCGAGCTGGAGCTGTCGGACCTGGAGACCATGCGCCATATCCTGCACAGGATGGGTTTCACCAGCGAGTGGGTCTACGAGAAATACCGGGAGCATTTCACCCGTCCCGATGGCGCGGTGGCCGAGCTGGACCGTCTGCCGCATATCGGCAGGTTTCTGGAGCTGGAAGCCGGGCCGGAGGCGATGGAAGAAGTGGCCGCCGCGCTGGGGCTGGATACCGCCGAGGGGATAAAGGTCAGCTACATGGTCGTGTTTCAACAGTGGTGTGAGCAGCACGGCAGCCGGTTGAGCGACATGCGGTTCGAGGACGAGAGCGGCGGGTAA
- a CDS encoding class I SAM-dependent methyltransferase, whose protein sequence is MRYLSRSGAMAEHCCPWWMNYLIGSPLRRMMQPPKKLFGDFVKPGMTVLDAGCGMGVFTLALAGMAGQEGLVVAVDLEEKNLAVLTRKALRMGLEQRIETVSCDMGELPLDYNFDFVLAANSVHEVPDIQRFFRRVHGLMNPGGKLLLLEPSFHLSHEEFQRELELAGETGLDVVKHTENRFERKALLTKKK, encoded by the coding sequence ATGAGATACTTATCAAGGAGTGGAGCGATGGCGGAACATTGCTGCCCCTGGTGGATGAACTACCTGATCGGCAGCCCGTTGCGCAGAATGATGCAGCCGCCGAAAAAACTATTCGGCGATTTTGTGAAACCGGGCATGACCGTACTCGATGCTGGCTGCGGGATGGGTGTGTTTACCCTTGCCCTTGCCGGAATGGCCGGACAGGAGGGACTGGTCGTGGCTGTCGACCTCGAAGAGAAAAACCTGGCTGTGCTCACTCGCAAGGCGCTCCGCATGGGGCTGGAACAGAGAATAGAGACTGTCTCCTGCGACATGGGCGAACTGCCGCTGGATTACAATTTCGATTTCGTATTGGCTGCCAATTCGGTTCACGAGGTGCCGGATATTCAGCGGTTTTTCCGGCGTGTGCATGGGCTGATGAATCCCGGCGGGAAATTGTTACTGCTGGAGCCGTCGTTCCACCTCAGCCACGAAGAATTTCAGCGAGAATTGGAACTGGCCGGCGAGACAGGCCTGGATGTGGTCAAACACACTGAAAACAGGTTCGAACGTAAGGCATTGCTCACAAAAAAGAAGTGA
- a CDS encoding GntP family permease: protein MSGPGLLLVLVLLVVIIMLATGRWRADAFLLLIACAFVFGISAGMGIGETLGAINKGFGGTLGGVGLVIIFGAVIGAFLERTGASGSIASAMLRLVGKKRTPLAMSLTGFVVSIPVFCDSGFIVLVPLVKALARKAAAGRLTLAVALATGLYAAHCLVPPTPGPIAAAVTVGADIGRVIVLGLPIALVLAIVGNLWAGRFSGELLPDEQLDQAQPQEMEPAKMPGIGRSVMPIAVPLMLITLGSLFGQGESAAAALIKGIGHPVFALGAGLTLAFALPGGQGERGSWIAAGIKSCAIVLAVTAAGGAFGNVIRLSSLGGYIQEVLGGWQQAGVLVPFVLSAALKSAQGSSTVAMITSAAIVAPLLDTLGLGAGEWGPALAVVAIGCGSMTVSHANDSYFWVVSQMAGIPVPTAYRTYTTATGLMGFTGAVLTLLVSLVLL from the coding sequence ATGAGTGGACCCGGACTCCTGCTCGTGCTCGTCCTGCTGGTTGTGATCATCATGCTCGCCACCGGCCGCTGGAGGGCCGATGCTTTCCTGCTGCTGATCGCCTGCGCGTTCGTGTTCGGGATCAGCGCCGGGATGGGGATCGGGGAGACCCTGGGCGCGATCAACAAGGGGTTCGGCGGCACGCTGGGAGGAGTGGGTCTGGTGATCATTTTCGGGGCGGTGATCGGCGCGTTTCTGGAGCGAACGGGCGCCAGCGGGTCGATTGCCTCGGCGATGCTGAGGCTGGTGGGGAAAAAACGCACTCCGCTGGCGATGAGCCTGACCGGCTTCGTGGTCAGCATCCCGGTTTTCTGCGACTCCGGCTTTATCGTGCTCGTGCCCCTGGTCAAAGCCCTGGCGCGCAAGGCGGCGGCCGGGAGGCTGACCCTGGCTGTAGCGCTGGCCACCGGTCTCTACGCGGCCCACTGCCTGGTGCCGCCCACGCCCGGCCCGATCGCCGCGGCGGTGACCGTGGGCGCGGATATCGGACGGGTGATCGTGCTCGGGCTGCCGATTGCGCTGGTACTGGCGATTGTGGGCAACCTGTGGGCGGGACGGTTTTCAGGGGAGTTGCTGCCCGATGAGCAGCTTGACCAGGCGCAGCCGCAGGAGATGGAGCCGGCAAAAATGCCGGGGATCGGCCGCTCGGTAATGCCGATCGCGGTTCCGCTGATGCTGATTACGCTCGGTTCGCTGTTCGGGCAGGGCGAAAGCGCGGCCGCGGCGCTGATCAAGGGGATCGGCCATCCGGTGTTCGCCCTGGGAGCCGGCCTGACCCTGGCATTTGCCCTGCCGGGCGGACAAGGCGAGCGCGGCTCGTGGATTGCAGCCGGGATCAAATCCTGCGCGATCGTGCTGGCGGTCACGGCCGCCGGCGGCGCGTTCGGCAACGTGATCCGCCTCAGCAGTCTCGGCGGGTACATCCAGGAGGTGCTTGGAGGCTGGCAGCAGGCTGGCGTACTGGTGCCGTTCGTCCTCTCGGCGGCGCTCAAGAGCGCCCAGGGCAGCAGTACGGTGGCGATGATCACCTCGGCGGCGATAGTCGCCCCGCTGCTCGATACGCTGGGGCTGGGCGCCGGAGAGTGGGGACCCGCGCTGGCGGTGGTGGCAATCGGCTGCGGCTCGATGACGGTCAGCCACGCCAACGACAGCTATTTCTGGGTGGTTTCGCAGATGGCCGGAATCCCGGTGCCGACAGCCTACCGTACATATACGACAGCCACGGGCCTGATGGGGTTCACAGGCGCGGTGCTGACACTGCTGGTTTCGCTGGTGCTGTTGTGA
- a CDS encoding oxidoreductase: protein MSGSTLLVPPGGVKIQRAALPSLISVPARLILRSLEIPAIINLENFLILHLIFPGSVTMTILIAGFRVLTLLALVIVIAAACSRPQQAQQQGGSSAKSGDSEHHFVVLDPGHFHAALVFKPSGYEGVSDLVGIYAPVGEDFVDHMGRVEPFNSRERDPASWRYQIFLGPDYQEAMLEERFGDIAILSGRNQPKIDRILSCIEGGINVLADKPWVIEKARLPVLEQVIAAARAKGTIAYDIMTGRHDISTHIQGEIIQDEAVFGKLTEGTPDNPAVVKESVHHLYKLVAGRPNKRPWWFFDTSVQGEGLVDVTTHLVDMIFWVLYPGQAIDVERDIEMSSASHWTTVLNAAQFAQITGKEQFPAQFELNGRGELEYYCNGRMNFAVKGVNCAVQVVWNYQAPEGTGDTHYSVVKGTRAHVLFLQGKEQNYHPELYVQAVPGADRTAVGDALEALMGRLSATHYPGIKAVAEGDGRWHLVVPEDVLVQHESQFDKVTQDFLAYLDGKQALPDWEYANLYTKYWVTTSALELARRAE, encoded by the coding sequence ATGTCTGGATCAACTTTACTAGTGCCGCCGGGAGGTGTCAAGATTCAACGGGCCGCGTTGCCGTCCTTGATATCGGTTCCAGCCCGACTTATTTTGAGATCGCTCGAAATTCCCGCTATCATAAATCTGGAAAATTTCCTGATCCTGCACCTCATTTTTCCCGGGAGTGTAACGATGACGATTCTTATTGCCGGATTCAGAGTGCTGACACTGCTGGCCCTGGTGATCGTAATCGCCGCCGCGTGTTCACGGCCGCAGCAGGCTCAGCAGCAGGGTGGATCCTCCGCCAAGTCCGGCGACAGCGAGCACCATTTCGTCGTGCTCGACCCCGGGCATTTCCATGCGGCGCTGGTATTCAAGCCGTCGGGTTACGAGGGCGTCTCCGACCTGGTTGGAATCTACGCCCCGGTCGGCGAGGATTTTGTCGATCACATGGGCCGGGTCGAGCCGTTCAACTCCCGCGAGCGGGACCCGGCATCGTGGCGCTACCAGATCTTCCTGGGGCCTGACTATCAGGAAGCGATGCTCGAGGAGAGGTTCGGTGATATCGCGATCCTTTCGGGGCGCAACCAGCCCAAAATCGACCGGATCCTGAGTTGTATCGAGGGCGGAATCAACGTCCTGGCCGACAAGCCGTGGGTGATCGAGAAAGCCAGGCTGCCCGTGCTGGAACAGGTGATCGCCGCGGCCAGGGCCAAGGGCACAATCGCCTACGACATCATGACCGGCCGTCACGATATCAGCACCCACATCCAGGGCGAGATTATCCAAGACGAGGCGGTGTTCGGCAAGCTGACCGAGGGTACGCCCGACAATCCGGCGGTGGTCAAGGAGAGCGTGCATCACCTCTACAAGCTGGTGGCCGGACGGCCCAACAAGCGCCCCTGGTGGTTCTTCGACACCTCCGTGCAGGGCGAGGGCCTGGTGGACGTGACCACCCACCTGGTGGACATGATATTCTGGGTGCTTTATCCGGGCCAGGCTATCGACGTCGAGCGGGATATCGAGATGAGTTCCGCCAGCCACTGGACCACCGTGCTCAACGCGGCCCAGTTCGCCCAAATAACCGGCAAGGAGCAGTTCCCCGCCCAGTTCGAACTCAACGGCAGGGGCGAACTGGAGTATTACTGCAACGGCCGGATGAATTTCGCTGTCAAGGGAGTCAACTGCGCGGTCCAGGTTGTCTGGAACTACCAGGCCCCCGAGGGCACCGGCGACACCCATTACTCGGTGGTCAAAGGCACCAGGGCCCACGTGCTGTTCCTGCAGGGCAAGGAACAGAATTATCATCCGGAACTGTATGTCCAGGCGGTGCCCGGAGCTGACAGAACCGCCGTGGGCGATGCGCTCGAAGCGCTGATGGGCAGGCTGTCCGCCACTCATTACCCGGGCATTAAGGCTGTTGCGGAGGGTGATGGCCGCTGGCATCTAGTTGTGCCGGAGGATGTTCTGGTTCAGCATGAGTCCCAGTTCGACAAGGTCACCCAGGATTTCCTGGCCTATCTCGATGGGAAACAGGCGCTGCCCGACTGGGAATACGCCAACCTCTACACAAAATACTGGGTCACGACCAGCGCGCTGGAACTGGCTCGTCGGGCCGAGTGA
- a CDS encoding glycosyltransferase translates to MEPEVSYLMPACNAAGTIDRAVRSLLAQRNCPSLEVVVVDDGSTDGTRELVTSLAAGDSRVRCVAEPHRGQVAAAVIGQELCRGKYIARLDADDIAHPDRTALQVAMLENDPLLGVVGCRVRYFPRREIQPGLLFYENWLNSLVVEDDKQTRQNILRELFVECPLANPSLMMRACAFREIGGYRDFDGMPEDYDLLFRFAASRWDISAVPEVLHYWRNSVTRASRVQDRYSAESFQRLKFHYLLKLRLESGRRPVSICGAGPVGKSWLKLLQKTGVEIRCLVEVNPRKIGKTIHGVPVVDTARLAGNRERAGLILGAVGQKGARGSVRAQLDPLGFVEGRDYIFIA, encoded by the coding sequence ATGGAACCCGAGGTCAGCTACCTGATGCCCGCCTGTAACGCCGCCGGTACGATCGATCGCGCGGTCCGTTCCCTGCTGGCCCAGAGGAATTGCCCGTCGCTGGAGGTGGTGGTTGTGGATGACGGCAGCACGGACGGGACCCGCGAGCTGGTAACCTCCCTGGCCGCCGGCGACAGCCGGGTGCGCTGTGTTGCGGAACCTCATCGCGGGCAGGTGGCGGCGGCCGTGATCGGGCAGGAGCTGTGCCGGGGGAAATATATCGCCAGGCTGGACGCCGACGATATTGCCCACCCGGACCGTACGGCGTTGCAAGTGGCTATGCTGGAAAACGATCCTTTGCTGGGTGTGGTGGGCTGCCGCGTGCGCTATTTTCCCAGGCGTGAGATTCAGCCGGGCCTGCTGTTCTACGAGAACTGGCTGAACTCACTGGTTGTGGAAGACGACAAGCAAACGCGGCAAAACATCCTGCGGGAACTGTTCGTGGAATGTCCGCTGGCTAATCCCTCGCTGATGATGCGCGCCTGTGCTTTTCGCGAGATCGGCGGCTACCGCGATTTCGACGGTATGCCTGAGGACTACGACCTCCTGTTCCGGTTCGCCGCCAGCCGCTGGGATATCTCCGCCGTTCCGGAGGTGCTCCACTACTGGCGGAACAGCGTAACCCGTGCCTCGCGCGTCCAGGACCGCTACAGCGCGGAATCTTTCCAGCGGCTCAAATTCCACTACCTGCTTAAGCTTCGCCTGGAAAGCGGCCGCCGTCCGGTCTCGATCTGCGGAGCGGGTCCGGTGGGCAAAAGCTGGCTCAAGCTTTTGCAAAAAACCGGAGTGGAAATCCGCTGCCTGGTAGAGGTTAACCCACGTAAGATAGGCAAGACGATCCACGGGGTGCCGGTTGTGGATACGGCCCGACTGGCCGGAAACAGGGAACGCGCCGGACTGATACTTGGCGCCGTGGGCCAGAAAGGCGCCCGGGGAAGCGTGCGCGCACAGCTCGACCCGCTGGGGTTTGTGGAGGGGCGGGACTATATTTTTATCGCCTGA
- a CDS encoding FAD-binding protein yields MIRPLSDHQFWIFTSGTSGQIKFTSNRSTSDIRQEVNLSEEKFDCIVVGAGPSGIAAAITMARAGLEVVVLERGEFPGSKNLFGGILFTTVLNKLVPEFWKEAPVERHVTSRRFSFLNAESELALDFSSQRFEQPPFNNSFVVLRSKFDRWFSEQAEAAGAEIYPEVVVDDFVRDENGQVKGILARGEGGEHDELLADCVIVAEGANSMLAEKSGLRKQMTAANRVVAVKEIIELGREVVADRFHLEDDQGTAYEFFGDAVLGMIGSGFIYTNKDSISVGVGCTIEDVISQKISPNDLLERFKAHPRVRALVRGGEVLEYSTHMITEDTYDELPEMVGDGLILVGDSAGLVNASIYHEVTNLAMASGVFAGETVIAAREKGDFGKATLQAYRNKLEDSFVLKDMYHFRHVVHFLKHHKQFLNEYPDIFIELMMDYFTVSETPKTQVRKDVIKKFRQRIKMIPFLRDLWAARKAMV; encoded by the coding sequence CTGATCAGGCCATTATCTGACCATCAATTTTGGATATTTACTTCCGGGACATCCGGCCAGATAAAATTCACAAGCAACCGAAGCACCAGCGATATCAGGCAGGAGGTAAATTTGTCCGAGGAAAAATTCGACTGTATTGTCGTCGGGGCCGGTCCCTCGGGGATAGCCGCCGCGATCACGATGGCCCGCGCCGGGCTGGAAGTGGTCGTGCTCGAACGCGGCGAGTTTCCGGGGAGCAAGAACCTGTTCGGCGGCATCCTGTTCACCACCGTACTCAACAAGCTGGTTCCGGAGTTCTGGAAAGAGGCCCCGGTGGAGCGCCATGTCACCAGCCGCCGGTTCAGCTTCCTCAACGCCGAGAGCGAACTGGCGCTCGACTTCTCCAGCCAGCGGTTCGAACAGCCGCCGTTCAACAACAGCTTCGTGGTCTTGCGCAGCAAGTTCGACCGCTGGTTCTCCGAGCAGGCCGAGGCCGCCGGGGCGGAGATTTACCCCGAGGTGGTTGTCGACGATTTCGTGCGGGATGAGAACGGCCAGGTCAAGGGGATCCTGGCCAGGGGCGAGGGCGGAGAGCACGACGAGCTGCTGGCCGACTGCGTGATAGTCGCCGAGGGCGCCAACAGCATGCTGGCCGAAAAAAGCGGTCTGCGCAAGCAGATGACCGCGGCCAACCGCGTGGTGGCGGTCAAGGAAATAATCGAGCTGGGCCGCGAGGTGGTGGCCGACCGCTTCCACCTGGAGGACGACCAGGGCACGGCCTACGAGTTTTTCGGCGACGCGGTGCTGGGCATGATCGGCAGCGGCTTTATCTACACCAACAAGGACAGTATATCCGTGGGCGTGGGCTGCACGATCGAGGACGTCATCAGCCAGAAAATCTCGCCCAACGACCTGCTGGAGAGGTTCAAGGCCCACCCGCGGGTGCGTGCGCTGGTGCGCGGCGGCGAGGTGCTGGAGTACAGCACCCACATGATCACCGAGGACACCTACGACGAGCTGCCGGAGATGGTTGGCGACGGGCTGATCCTGGTGGGCGATTCGGCCGGGCTGGTCAACGCCAGTATCTACCACGAGGTAACCAACCTGGCGATGGCCAGCGGGGTGTTCGCCGGCGAGACCGTGATCGCGGCCAGAGAGAAAGGCGATTTCGGCAAGGCCACCCTGCAAGCCTACCGCAACAAACTCGAGGACTCGTTCGTTTTGAAAGACATGTATCATTTCAGGCACGTGGTGCATTTCCTCAAGCACCACAAGCAGTTCCTCAACGAGTACCCCGACATCTTTATCGAGCTGATGATGGACTATTTTACGGTCAGCGAGACGCCCAAGACTCAGGTGCGCAAGGACGTGATCAAAAAATTCCGTCAGCGGATCAAGATGATCCCGTTCCTGCGGGATCTGTGGGCCGCAAGGAAGGCGATGGTATGA